The window ACCGGTAATTATTACTCTTAATTAATTTGCTAACTACTTTctctgtctcaaattatttgtcgtaTTTCTCTTTTATACATCTCTTAATAAAACATTAATTAGAAAAGGTATTTGAATATTTTACCTTTATTTTGTCTTAATATATAATCTCTCTATTAAATATTTActctatttatgtgttatcttCATGTTCAAAATTATTACTATCAAtggtaaaatagaaaaaatatactaattttatcttgaacttctaaaatgacaaataatttgagacaactactTTTAGAAATCACGACAGATAATTTGAGACGAAGGGAGTACTTCCTTAGAAAATATGTTGTGGTTAATTATTTCTTACGTATTTATTAACGGCAAGTTGAATTAATGATATTTTCTTCTTAATTATTGCTAGATTGCCAagcaaaattgaagaaatctCTTTTCCTAGCTGGAGAAGTAGGAGGAAATGAATTCAATTATGGCTTACTGCAAGGTAAAACTATGAATGAATTGCGGAACATGGTGCCAGAAGTTGTTCAGACCATTATTCAGGGCGTTAAAGTGagttttcatttctttctttaataagttttctttgattgaaattgTTTTCCTAAAGACCCATTTACCTCTTTTATTCAGAGAGTCATTGGTTTCGGGCTACTCGAATTGTAGTCCCGGGCAATTTTCCAATTGGTTGTTTACCAATTTACCTAACGAAATTCAAGACTGACAACTCAACTGCCTACGATGAGTATCATTGCTTGAAAAATCTAAATAATTTGGCAATATTCTACAATTATCATTTGCGACAAGCCATTGAAGAGCTGAAGAAAGAGTACCCCAACATTACACTCATTTATGGTGACTATTACAATGCCTATTTGTGGCTACTACAAAATGCCGCGAGTCTTGCTAAGTGCTTAAAAATATACTTTATTTTTCCCACTTTTAATCGTAAATTCTTTTTTCCTGTTTTTCTAGTCAAACTTTCCACTTTTGCAAATTATTTTACATTTTACCCCTACAAAGCTCCTTCTTGAAAAATCAATTTGTcctccaaaatatatttttaaaatatacttaattttcaAAAAGTATACTTTGACAGTTCTAAACTACACATATATGTATATTTAACGAAAAGTGTATGCATTCACATAAAAACTTAGCTTTCTTTACTGATATGCATTATGATATTGTAGGATTTGATAAAAACTCTATACAGAAAGCTTGTTGTGGAATAGGAGGAGAATATAATATTGACGCACATAAAAAATGTGGAGTTTCAGGAGTTGTGTTGACCCAAGTACATATATCAGTTGGAATGGAATTTATTTGACAGAACAAGCATATAATCAGTTGGCAAGGTGGCTAATTGATGACATGTTACCCAAATTAAACTGCCATTATGTTCATTACTCTTAATTTCTAGATAAAGTGTATGAATTTTGAGCACACATTCAAAATGAGCGACTTTTTTTGGCCAAATACTACACCACCTCCTaaagtattcatgattttctatttagaCTCCTCAACTAAGAGTTTGAACTACTAAATAGTTTAGGCACGTGAACAGGACGGAGGGTTCGTTCTCGATGTAATGGCGTGAAAAGTTGTGCCATGTGAAGTCTATGTCCTCTAAAATCAAACAGGATCAATTAAATTAGTAGAGCCATATAGTTTCTTCATCCTTTTTAGTAAATCCGAGAATACATATGAAGCCAGGATTTCAATGTTACGATGACTTATGTATTTTAGAATGACGATATCAAATGTTAATAAttgagttttatatatatatatatatatatatatatatatatatatatatatatatatagtctttaaaaataattaatactggaacaaataataattaaattattttttaatattgaatTCTTTAAAGTCAATTAAAATTTgaattattaaattttttcttgttTATATGTAAAAATCTTTAATTTGTTGGAATTTAAAATTAAGTAAGATTTTACTTAAATAAGTTTTTTTCCTTTTACCACAAAATATAGCCTCATATGGCCGCAAATCACATATTCTTAACCTGAAACtctctaaaaataaagaaaaggaattcaGTATATACGATATTGGTAG of the Nicotiana tabacum cultivar K326 chromosome 7, ASM71507v2, whole genome shotgun sequence genome contains:
- the LOC107805630 gene encoding LOW QUALITY PROTEIN: acetylajmalan esterase 2 (The sequence of the model RefSeq protein was modified relative to this genomic sequence to represent the inferred CDS: inserted 3 bases in 3 codons; substituted 1 base at 1 genomic stop codon) — protein: MALTIRVLDLLVIYLMISFLVLQQKXNAQILMLXNPQLMKCGFDKIYQLGDSISDTGNCIRDSICGAHTVCGRFPYGMNFYQKKTTGRCSNGMLMIDFSTIESGLPLLNPYKDQNANFRYGANFAVVGATALSTEIMAEKKIVIGLTNSSLNVQLDWMSSHFKTTCSTDCQAKLKKSLFLAGEVGGNEFNYGLLQGKTMNELRNMVPEVVQTIIQGVKRVIGFGXTRIVVPGNFPIGCLPIYLTKFKTDNSTAYDEYHCLKNLNNLAIFYNYHLRQAIEELKKEYPNITLIYGDYYNAYLWLLQNAATFFTDMHYDIVGFDKNSIQKACCGIGGEYNIDAHKKCGVSGXCVDPSTYISWNGIYLTEQAYNQLARWLIDDMLPKLNCHYVHYS